The DNA region CCATTGTCAGCACGATGCCGCCGAATTGCAGCCGTTGATGTTTCTCCTTCATCACCTGGCGGATCACTTCGATCATTTGCGCCAGCCCCTCCATGGCGAAGTATTCGCACTGAATGGGCATCACCACTTCCGTGCTGCTGGCCAATGCCGTCCGCGTGAGTTGCCCCAGCGAGGGCGGACAGTCGACCAGCACAAAATCGTAGGCGCTTAATCCGCTGGCCATGTGCTGCCGCAGCGTAGCCACCTGGCTTTGTGGGCCGGTCAAGGCTTCCACATCTTGAAAGCTGCGGCTCCCCGGCAGTAATTCCAGCTTGGCGATCTTGGTGTTCAGCAGCGATTCCTTCCACGGCGCTTGCGAAACCAGTGGATGCCGCGCCGCCGGCTTGTGTCCCACGCCGCTGGTGGCGTTGCACTGTGGGTCCAAATCGACCAGCAGCGTTTGCTGGCCTCCCAGCGCCAACCCGACGGCCAAATTGACCGCCGTGGTCGTCTTGCCGACGCCCCCTTTTTGATTCGCCACGCACAAAATTCGGCCCACGCTGGAATTCCCTT from Pirellulales bacterium includes:
- a CDS encoding ParA family protein, whose protein sequence is MGRILCVANQKGGVGKTTTAVNLAVGLALGGQQTLLVDLDPQCNATSGVGHKPAARHPLVSQAPWKESLLNTKIAKLELLPGSRSFQDVEALTGPQSQVATLRQHMASGLSAYDFVLVDCPPSLGQLTRTALASSTEVVMPIQCEYFAMEGLAQMIEVIRQVMKEKHQRLQFGGIVLTMVDDSLDLTHEVEQQVRDFFGEIVYQTVVPRDVAVSEAPSHGLAVIEYAPRSCGARAYVELCREVLEAA